The region AAAAATCCTTTCTGCCATAGCAGTTTGTCTGCCATAGTTATTAACCATTACATTCTATCAGAAATCGTAGAATTTGGCAAGAGTTTTCACTCGAAAAATTAATGTTCCTTAACCAGCTGGCAGAGCTCTGCCCAAAGAGACTGAATATCTCGGTCAGAGTAGGCCTTGGCACCGCTGGCTAGGGGGTGTCCACCTCCGTCGTATTGTATAGCCAGCTCGTTGATGACGATGGTCTTACTACGAAGGTTGACGCGATAGTGTCCTTCAGGTTGCTGGGTGATGATGGCCCAACTTTTGACCCGATCAATTTTACCAGGGCTACCGACGATGAGAGCTACTTCTGCAGGACTGATGTCGTGGTCTGCTAAAATCTGACTGGTTAGGACAATCATTGCAGCACCACTGCTATCAATGGTAAGATTTTGGAGAATATAGCCATTGAAGCGGGCAATCCGTTCAGGGATCGTGTCCATTTCTCGCATTAGTCCAGCAAAATCGAAATCGTAGCTCCGCAATTTGCTGACCGTTGCAAAGGTCTTAGCAGTCGTTGATGGGAAGAGGAAGCGTCCTGTATCACCGATGATACCGGCAAAGAGCAAGCGAACAGCGGTCGTGGGAAGTTCTAGACCAGATTCAAAAGCCAAGTTGGCGATAATTTCGCTAGCTGAAGAGGCTGCCGTGTCCACATGATAGAGGTCACCGTAAGGCTCGTCGTTGGGATGGTGGTCGATTTTAAGGAGAAAATCGCCACGCTGGTAACGGTCATCGTCGATCCGATCGGTGTTTGCCGTGTCGGTGACGATAACTAAGGAGCCGTTATAGTCACTGTCGGTGACGGTATCCATTTGAGCCAGATAGGTCAGGGTCGGTTCATTGTAACCAGCTGTCAAGACTCGTTTTTCAGGATAATTATGGCGGATGATTTCAGCAAGCCCAACCTGAGAGCCAATGGCGTCAGGATCTGGTTTCTGGTGTCGGTGGATGATGATGGTCTGATAGCGGTCAATGGTTGCTAAAATGGTTTGAAAATCAGTCATGGTGTCTCCTTTTCATGTCGATATGGGGGATATTATCGTCGAGGTAAATAGCAGAGCAGGACTCAAAGCCAAACTGTTGATAAAAGTCTTCCAAATAAGCCTGTGCCTGGGCGAACAGGTCCTTCTTTGGAAAAGTGGCTTGCCAGTAAGTCAAGGCCTGTCCAAGTAATTCTTGACCCAAGCCAGTTCCGCGCTGATTCGGAGCAACTAGGACCCGCCCCAATTTGACCTGATTTGGGGCGGGGATGAGACGGCAGTAGGCTAATAGTTGTCCAGCCTTGTCCCTATAAAAGAGATGGTGGGCGATGAGGTCAGCGTCGTCAACTTCTTGGTAGGGGCAATTTTGCTCAACCACAAAGACTGCAATCCGCAGTTGGTAGATAGCGTGCAACTCTGTTGGGGTTAGCTGGTCAAAGGTTTTCCAAATCCACATTTAGTTGATGGCCTTATAGTCAGCAGCTAATCCACGCTGGACAGCTGGGCGCTGGGCGATTTTTTCGGTCCAGGCTTTGAGGTTGGTGTAGTTGTCCACCGCTAAAAATGTTGCCGAACCAGCATAGAGCTTGCCTTGAACCAGTTGCCCATACCAGGACCAGATGGCGATGTCAGCGATGGTGTAATCATTTCCGGCGATGTAGGGTTTAGTAGCGAGTTCTTTATCTAGCAAGTCCAACTGGCGTTTGACCTCCATGGTAAAGCGGTTGATGGGGTATTCCATTGGTTCTGGGGCGTAATGGTAGAAATGCCCAAAGCCACCGCCTAAAAAGGGAGCGGCGCCAGTTTGCCAAAAGAGCCAGTTGAGGACTTCGGTTTTTTGAGCGAGGTCGCTTGGTAAGAGAGCAGAGAATTTTTCCGCCAGGTAGAGGAGGATATTGGCTGATTCAAAGA is a window of bacterium DNA encoding:
- a CDS encoding GNAT family N-acetyltransferase codes for the protein MWIWKTFDQLTPTELHAIYQLRIAVFVVEQNCPYQEVDDADLIAHHLFYRDKAGQLLAYCRLIPAPNQVKLGRVLVAPNQRGTGLGQELLGQALTYWQATFPKKDLFAQAQAYLEDFYQQFGFESCSAIYLDDNIPHIDMKRRHHD
- the yghU gene encoding glutathione-dependent disulfide-bond oxidoreductase: MTYQPPTVWSDQSSSQGKFTGINLPTAGARFEQVLPKGDQPFQLYSMGTPNGVKVTILLEELKELGLAADYDLYQISIMEGDQFGSDFVSLNPNSKIPALLDQSGDQPQRVFESANILLYLAEKFSALLPSDLAQKTEVLNWLFWQTGAAPFLGGGFGHFYHYAPEPMEYPINRFTMEVKRQLDLLDKELATKPYIAGNDYTIADIAIWSWYGQLVQGKLYAGSATFLAVDNYTNLKAWTEKIAQRPAVQRGLAADYKAIN
- a CDS encoding bifunctional oligoribonuclease/PAP phosphatase NrnA; protein product: MTDFQTILATIDRYQTIIIHRHQKPDPDAIGSQVGLAEIIRHNYPEKRVLTAGYNEPTLTYLAQMDTVTDSDYNGSLVIVTDTANTDRIDDDRYQRGDFLLKIDHHPNDEPYGDLYHVDTAASSASEIIANLAFESGLELPTTAVRLLFAGIIGDTGRFLFPSTTAKTFATVSKLRSYDFDFAGLMREMDTIPERIARFNGYILQNLTIDSSGAAMIVLTSQILADHDISPAEVALIVGSPGKIDRVKSWAIITQQPEGHYRVNLRSKTIVINELAIQYDGGGHPLASGAKAYSDRDIQSLWAELCQLVKEH